From a single Candidatus Bathyarchaeota archaeon genomic region:
- a CDS encoding protein translocase SEC61 complex subunit gamma, with amino-acid sequence MGIKSWLTQAARTLKLAVKPGREELWLSIKISLLGIGVVGLIGFVIKLLSFALGGSSA; translated from the coding sequence ATGGGAATTAAATCTTGGCTTACGCAGGCAGCAAGAACGTTAAAGCTAGCCGTTAAACCTGGCCGCGAAGAGCTGTGGCTCTCGATTAAAATCAGCCTCTTAGGCATCGGTGTAGTCGGTTTAATAGGCTTCGTGATTAAGCTGCTATCGTTTGCTTTAGGCGGTTCATCAGCATAG
- a CDS encoding transcription elongation factor Spt5 has product MDKKEELSQVKIFAIKTTTGQERNVARLIASKVEMTHVPIKALLVPDTLKGYVFVEADGPHLVEEAISGVRHVRSRIPGLISFSEIERYIVRKPVMEDLNEDDVVEITGGPFKGMRAKITRLDKSKGEVTLELLEATFTLPITVHSDYVKLVEKAKA; this is encoded by the coding sequence ATGGATAAAAAAGAAGAGCTCTCACAAGTAAAAATTTTCGCAATCAAAACCACCACTGGACAAGAACGCAACGTGGCACGGTTGATTGCCTCCAAAGTCGAAATGACCCATGTTCCCATAAAAGCTCTTCTGGTTCCAGACACCCTCAAAGGCTACGTCTTTGTAGAAGCAGACGGTCCCCACCTAGTAGAAGAAGCCATCTCAGGCGTACGCCATGTCCGCAGCAGAATCCCAGGTCTCATCAGCTTCAGCGAGATTGAACGCTACATCGTCCGCAAACCCGTCATGGAAGACCTCAACGAAGACGACGTGGTAGAAATCACTGGTGGACCCTTCAAAGGCATGCGCGCCAAAATCACAAGGCTCGACAAATCCAAAGGCGAAGTCACCCTCGAATTACTTGAGGCAACCTTCACTTTGCCCATCACAGTACATTCAGACTATGTAAAACTAGTAGAAAAAGCAAAAGCATAA
- a CDS encoding 50S ribosomal protein L11: protein MADKKVVELIVSGGQANAGPPLGPALGPLGVNIVAVVNKINEVTKDYAGMKVPVKVSVDPEDKTFEITVGTPTASALIVAELKIEKGSGTPHSVKAGDLTMEQLVKIAKIKGPQLLAPDTKMATKELLGTCVSMGVTVEGKDPREVQKEIDSGTYDKLFA, encoded by the coding sequence ATGGCAGATAAAAAAGTTGTAGAATTAATCGTCAGCGGCGGTCAAGCCAACGCAGGTCCACCATTAGGTCCAGCTCTTGGCCCCTTAGGCGTCAACATCGTTGCAGTAGTCAACAAAATCAACGAAGTCACCAAAGACTATGCAGGAATGAAAGTTCCCGTCAAGGTGAGCGTTGACCCTGAAGATAAAACCTTCGAAATCACCGTCGGTACACCCACAGCATCCGCACTCATCGTTGCCGAATTAAAAATCGAGAAGGGCTCCGGTACACCCCACAGTGTCAAGGCAGGCGACTTAACCATGGAGCAACTGGTCAAAATCGCCAAGATCAAAGGTCCACAACTCTTGGCCCCTGACACCAAGATGGCAACCAAAGAGCTTCTCGGCACCTGCGTAAGCATGGGTGTAACCGTAGAAGGCAAAGACCCCCGAGAAGTCCAGAAAGAAATCGATTCTGGCACCTACGATAAACTATTCGCTTAG
- a CDS encoding 50S ribosomal protein L1, which produces MPLDNKTISEAIKQAKSKAGDKKFNQTIDLILDIQEIDMKAPEGKIQEIVELPHDTLKPNSVCVIASGEFALKAKNSGADRVVERADLDGLNGKKKELRQLASQYDVFIAEAPLMPLVGRILGPVLGPRGKMPVPVAPNADIAALIAKHRKTVVVRMRNQPIIQVPIGSQQMKDEDLTDNAMVVLRVLDGKLKRGLKNVKYAFIKTSMGEPVKIKP; this is translated from the coding sequence ATGCCCCTAGACAACAAGACAATATCTGAAGCAATAAAACAAGCAAAGTCTAAAGCTGGAGACAAAAAATTCAACCAGACCATAGACCTGATTCTCGACATCCAAGAAATCGACATGAAAGCACCCGAAGGCAAAATCCAAGAAATAGTCGAACTTCCACACGACACTCTTAAACCCAACAGTGTCTGTGTCATTGCTTCAGGTGAATTCGCATTAAAAGCAAAGAACTCTGGCGCTGACCGTGTAGTTGAACGCGCAGACCTAGACGGCTTAAACGGCAAAAAGAAGGAACTGCGCCAACTCGCAAGTCAATATGACGTGTTCATTGCAGAAGCACCCTTGATGCCGCTGGTCGGCAGGATTTTGGGTCCAGTTCTGGGTCCAAGAGGCAAAATGCCTGTTCCAGTTGCACCAAACGCAGACATCGCTGCCTTGATCGCAAAGCACCGCAAGACAGTGGTTGTCCGCATGCGCAACCAACCAATCATTCAGGTTCCCATCGGCTCGCAACAGATGAAAGACGAAGACCTAACCGACAACGCGATGGTGGTTCTTCGTGTTCTCGACGGCAAACTTAAACGTGGACTGAAGAACGTAAAGTATGCGTTCATAAAGACCAGCATGGGCGAGCCAGTCAAAATTAAACCATAA
- a CDS encoding 50S ribosomal protein L10, producing the protein MPSQQVLEQKSTEVEAIKEIFKEYKSVGIASLQKVRASQLQELKKSMKGQVYLRVLKNTLIKIAIEQMNQAELKKLEEYLEGSNVFLFTDLNPFKLALLLEKGKVKTTAKAGDIAADDVIVPASNTGQPPGPVISQLNAVGLPTKIENGSVWISKDTLVVRKGEVINDRLAGVLSKLGIKAVELGISMRAVFDNGLMITGDKLKVDVAATKRSVEASNQEAFALALSVGYPCKETIKPLLQTAHQKAVSLSIGAAIPTKDTIADLIRKANAQATSLQEKTKPKAA; encoded by the coding sequence ATGCCATCCCAACAAGTGTTAGAGCAGAAATCAACCGAAGTAGAAGCCATCAAAGAAATATTCAAAGAGTACAAATCCGTCGGCATAGCTAGCCTCCAGAAGGTTCGCGCTTCACAGCTTCAAGAACTCAAGAAAAGCATGAAAGGCCAAGTTTACCTGCGCGTATTAAAGAATACACTGATCAAAATAGCAATTGAACAAATGAACCAAGCTGAACTCAAAAAACTTGAGGAATACTTGGAAGGATCAAACGTCTTCCTATTCACTGACCTCAACCCCTTCAAACTTGCACTGTTGCTTGAGAAGGGCAAAGTCAAAACCACCGCTAAAGCAGGCGACATAGCCGCAGATGACGTCATCGTACCTGCCAGCAACACAGGTCAACCACCTGGACCCGTAATCAGTCAACTTAACGCTGTAGGTTTACCCACCAAAATCGAAAACGGCAGCGTCTGGATCAGCAAAGACACACTCGTAGTTCGCAAAGGTGAAGTCATCAACGACCGCTTAGCAGGTGTCCTCTCAAAACTCGGCATAAAAGCAGTTGAATTAGGCATCTCAATGCGTGCAGTCTTCGACAACGGTCTCATGATTACAGGCGACAAACTCAAAGTAGACGTAGCCGCAACCAAACGCAGCGTCGAAGCCAGCAACCAAGAAGCCTTCGCATTGGCTCTCAGTGTCGGTTACCCCTGTAAAGAAACCATCAAACCGCTCCTGCAGACAGCACACCAGAAAGCAGTTTCACTCTCAATCGGTGCAGCCATCCCAACCAAAGACACCATCGCAGACCTCATCCGCAAAGCCAACGCACAAGCAACCAGCCTACAAGAGAAAACTAAGCCCAAAGCGGCTTAA
- a CDS encoding EFR1 family ferrodoxin (N-terminal region resembles flavodoxins. C-terminal ferrodoxin region binds two 4Fe-4S clusters.) yields MLIPIIFFSSSNNTAYVAKLIALGLGEKGFQTQLIPIQELKTGKHNLTDAKVLGVGAPIYGGFAEPIKNWAKNFDFAGKRVFLFSTAGIWHFGSTAEMISLIEKQNGRVIGAFEMTFRGCMDGIVYSKRLSESHPIKKTDIERAVAFGYTLAHVLENSKEYVDSTTGKHIFGAAFLTLIRVVKLFVLKLFKVCLYITDSDKCVGCMKCTKICPSDAVKIQNKSPSINYHLCISCCRCFKDCPTKALSLRFFGDRQYYHGPWMLRGYIDPEKIIAENSNETL; encoded by the coding sequence ATGCTTATTCCCATTATCTTCTTTTCTTCATCCAACAACACCGCGTACGTCGCTAAACTTATCGCTCTTGGACTCGGAGAAAAAGGATTCCAAACCCAGTTAATCCCTATTCAAGAACTAAAAACGGGTAAACATAACCTCACAGACGCTAAAGTCCTCGGCGTCGGTGCTCCAATCTACGGCGGTTTCGCCGAGCCAATCAAAAACTGGGCTAAAAATTTTGATTTTGCGGGTAAACGTGTTTTTCTGTTTTCAACCGCGGGCATCTGGCATTTCGGCTCCACCGCGGAGATGATTAGCCTGATTGAAAAGCAAAACGGTAGAGTGATTGGCGCTTTTGAGATGACGTTTAGAGGCTGTATGGATGGAATTGTTTACTCAAAAAGACTTTCTGAAAGTCACCCGATAAAAAAGACCGACATTGAAAGGGCTGTCGCATTTGGCTACACTCTTGCCCACGTCTTGGAGAATAGCAAAGAATACGTCGATTCAACAACTGGCAAACACATTTTTGGAGCAGCATTTTTAACGCTTATCCGTGTGGTCAAGTTATTTGTTCTAAAACTGTTCAAAGTCTGCCTCTACATCACAGACAGCGATAAGTGTGTTGGATGCATGAAATGCACTAAAATCTGCCCATCCGACGCCGTCAAAATCCAAAATAAGTCACCAAGCATTAATTATCATCTCTGTATCTCATGCTGCAGATGCTTCAAGGATTGTCCAACAAAAGCCTTATCTCTGCGTTTCTTTGGTGACAGGCAATACTACCATGGGCCTTGGATGCTGCGAGGGTACATCGACCCAGAGAAAATCATAGCTGAAAATTCTAACGAAACGTTATGA